Part of the Gemmatimonadaceae bacterium genome is shown below.
GGTCACGCGAGCCAAGCGGCGTGGTCTGGCGCGCAATGCCGCGGTCGCTCTCGATCAGCGCGCAGATCCCGCAGCAGCGGCCGCGTTACAGCAGGCCAGCAGCGATCCGGAGCCGCTCGTTCGCGAACACGCGCAGTGGGTGCAGGGGCGCATGTCCGCAGCACTGCCCGACCGCTGGTAACGCGCCCGGCGCGGCCTACAACCGCTCGACCAACGCGGCGATCTGCTCGGCGCCGCCGCTGGCGATCCAGGCCAGGCGCCCCTCGCGGTCAAACAGGTACACGCTGGATGGATGCACGATCTCGCCCGTGCGTTCATCCCGCTGCCGCCAGATGCCCCAGGCGTCCAACGTGGACTCGACGGCCTCCACCGAGCCACCGAGCAGGTGCGCGGACTGCGGCAGCGCCCACTGCGCGGCGAGATGAGGCAGGCGCGCCGGCGTGTCACGCCAGGGATCAAGCGTCACCACCATCAGTACGGGATCGGCATCGCGCACACGCTCCACTGCGCGCACCGCATCGCGTACCACCAGCGGGCATACGGTCTCGCAGTGTCCGTAGCCAAACGCTACCACCACCGGCCGCCCACGATACTGCGCGAGGCGTACGCGATCACCGCGCTGATCCACGAGGTCGAGCGTCGGCGCCGCACGCTGGAGTCGCTCGGGTACGGGCAGGAGGGCACTGCTGAGTTCCGCTGGCAGGATGGTGGGCCATGCGGCCGCCACGCGCGCGGATGCGGTGCCTGCGCCGGCGACGACCA
Proteins encoded:
- a CDS encoding SCO family protein produces the protein MMPRRPALALSALAMIIMVTVAWWTLALWPAGDAAPDWVTLTREVCFGAAPDGLPGVAGWLVLIGEPIAMFGFLLVVWGGAVREGLGILRRSPVGRGILVLASLVVVAGAGTASARVAAAWPTILPAELSSALLPVPERLQRAAPTLDLVDQRGDRVRLAQYRGRPVVVAFGYGHCETVCPLVVRDAVRAVERVRDADPVLMVVTLDPWRDTPARLPHLAAQWALPQSAHLLGGSVEAVESTLDAWGIWRQRDERTGEIVHPSSVYLFDREGRLAWIASGGAEQIAALVERL